In one window of Rhodopseudomonas palustris HaA2 DNA:
- a CDS encoding ABC transporter permease produces the protein MRGRSFAVRLRSIALAVVVPFGLLLLWDVLVRWTGTRLVPPPSGVAVMMWDFAFGGIYDDAYSGSLPIHFWKSVQRVYGGFFLAALVGIPLGLMIGRIPLLRAMLDPTLSLLRPIPVTAWLPLSMIFFGLGPKSAVFLVFLGAFYPILLNTIFGVKSVDARLFEAAGMLGCRGPQLFRAVVLPAALPSIFNGLRLGASFAWILIVVGEMTGVPEGLGAVIMDGRTLSRTDLVITGMIIIGITGFLSDRILVALSNYFLRWSPQHHA, from the coding sequence ATGCGCGGCCGCTCTTTCGCCGTGAGGCTGCGCAGCATCGCACTTGCCGTCGTGGTGCCGTTCGGCCTGCTGCTGTTGTGGGACGTGCTGGTGCGCTGGACCGGCACGCGGCTGGTGCCGCCGCCGTCCGGCGTCGCGGTGATGATGTGGGATTTCGCCTTCGGCGGAATCTACGACGATGCCTATAGCGGCAGCCTGCCGATCCATTTCTGGAAATCGGTGCAGCGGGTCTATGGCGGCTTCTTCCTGGCCGCGCTGGTCGGCATCCCACTGGGGCTGATGATCGGCCGGATTCCGCTGCTGCGCGCGATGCTCGATCCGACGCTGTCGCTGTTGCGGCCGATCCCGGTCACCGCGTGGCTGCCGCTGTCGATGATCTTCTTCGGGCTCGGTCCGAAATCGGCGGTGTTCCTGGTGTTCCTCGGCGCGTTCTATCCGATCCTGCTGAACACGATTTTCGGGGTGAAATCCGTCGATGCCCGGCTGTTCGAGGCGGCCGGCATGCTGGGCTGCCGCGGCCCGCAATTGTTCCGCGCGGTGGTGCTGCCGGCGGCGTTGCCCAGCATCTTCAACGGCCTGCGGTTGGGCGCTTCCTTCGCCTGGATCCTGATCGTGGTCGGCGAGATGACCGGCGTGCCGGAAGGGCTCGGCGCGGTCATCATGGACGGCCGCACGCTGTCGCGCACCGACCTCGTCATCACCGGCATGATCATCATCGGCATCACCGGATTCCTCTCCGATCGCATTCTGGTGGCGCTCAGCAATTACTTCCTTCGCTGGAGTCCGCAGCATCATGCTTGA
- a CDS encoding ABC transporter substrate-binding protein: MPTTTRRNFIRLAATATALASTGFRAFADERVIKIGTLKLIHGITPYFYEKFAPAGFKIEVIPFESPTDGKNAVVTGSVDLGIFGLAAATLGGANGEPVVVVAAACNRGMAVVAGKNSGIGGIKDLKGKKVAIWPGSTQEVVILDRLSAEGMTIKDVEAVRVSFSDMAPALARGDIDAYVGAEPAAGISLANGVGKIVEYPYSTPTGSLNMVLSTRRELIEKDPELIRTLLKIHRKASEFAMGDRDAFIAMAMQKLGQQKPSIEQAAPNVELTWNIDDLFLKQAQYYGAQMLAKKQIRQLPDYKTFIDPSFVKAISAS, encoded by the coding sequence ATGCCGACCACAACCCGACGGAATTTCATTCGCCTCGCGGCCACCGCGACTGCGCTCGCCTCGACGGGCTTCAGGGCGTTCGCGGACGAACGCGTCATCAAGATCGGGACGCTGAAGCTGATCCACGGCATCACGCCGTACTTCTATGAAAAGTTCGCGCCGGCCGGCTTCAAGATCGAGGTGATCCCGTTCGAAAGCCCGACCGACGGCAAGAATGCCGTTGTCACCGGCTCGGTCGATCTCGGCATCTTCGGCCTGGCGGCGGCGACGCTGGGCGGCGCCAATGGTGAGCCGGTGGTGGTGGTTGCAGCCGCCTGCAACCGTGGCATGGCCGTGGTCGCCGGCAAGAATTCCGGGATCGGCGGCATCAAGGACCTCAAGGGCAAGAAGGTTGCGATCTGGCCGGGATCGACCCAGGAGGTGGTGATCCTCGACCGGCTGAGCGCCGAAGGCATGACCATCAAGGACGTCGAAGCGGTTCGGGTTTCGTTCAGCGACATGGCGCCGGCGCTCGCGCGCGGCGACATCGACGCCTATGTCGGAGCCGAACCGGCGGCCGGCATCAGCCTCGCCAACGGCGTCGGCAAGATCGTCGAATACCCGTATTCGACTCCGACCGGTTCGCTGAACATGGTGCTGAGCACGCGCCGCGAACTGATCGAGAAGGATCCCGAACTGATCCGCACGCTGCTGAAGATCCACCGCAAGGCCAGCGAATTCGCCATGGGCGATCGCGACGCCTTCATCGCGATGGCGATGCAGAAGCTCGGACAGCAGAAGCCGTCGATCGAACAGGCGGCGCCGAATGTCGAGCTGACCTGGAACATCGATGATCTGTTCCTGAAGCAGGCGCAATACTACGGCGCGCAAATGCTGGCGAAGAAGCAGATCCGGCAGCTCCCGGACTACAAGACCTTCATCGACCCCAGCTTCGTCAAAGCGATCTCGGCGTCGTGA
- a CDS encoding LysR substrate-binding domain-containing protein, whose protein sequence is MLAPLDLRLLQTFIVLVQTGSFSETSRRLGRTQPAVSLQLNRLQDATGAPLFTKVGRKLVLTNHGELVLGYARTIMGLQDELRSRLAAPKLDGMVVLGMPDLYAAYLLPGILADFRSAYPNVNVELKCALSSKLMASVERAEIDLAIVTGMPAFKVGELVAQEELVWVTSERGSVHLENPVPLAMLPPGNIFRDFGLAALESIGRTWRLRCISESIGGIQAAVFAGIAVSVVGKSSVLPGMRTLGRGDTFPALPKVDLVMYRSARRANPAAEALAGVIVRHFANSALAPSARFVRTQAGSGSHD, encoded by the coding sequence ATGCTCGCTCCTCTCGATCTTCGTCTGCTGCAGACCTTCATCGTCCTGGTTCAGACCGGTAGTTTCTCGGAAACCTCGCGCCGGCTGGGACGCACCCAGCCAGCCGTCAGCTTGCAGCTCAACCGGCTGCAGGACGCGACCGGCGCGCCGCTGTTCACCAAGGTCGGCCGCAAACTGGTGCTGACCAATCATGGCGAACTCGTTCTCGGCTATGCCCGGACCATCATGGGCCTGCAGGACGAGCTGCGCTCCCGCCTCGCCGCGCCGAAGCTCGACGGCATGGTGGTGCTCGGCATGCCGGATCTGTATGCGGCCTACCTGCTGCCGGGGATCCTGGCCGACTTCCGCAGCGCCTATCCCAACGTGAATGTCGAGCTGAAATGCGCGCTGTCGAGCAAGCTGATGGCCTCGGTCGAGCGCGCCGAGATCGATCTGGCGATCGTCACCGGAATGCCTGCCTTCAAGGTCGGCGAGCTGGTGGCGCAGGAAGAGCTGGTCTGGGTGACGTCGGAGCGCGGCTCCGTCCACCTCGAGAATCCGGTGCCGCTCGCGATGCTGCCGCCCGGCAACATCTTTCGCGATTTCGGCCTCGCGGCGCTGGAGAGCATCGGCCGGACCTGGCGGCTGCGCTGCATCAGCGAAAGCATCGGCGGCATTCAGGCGGCCGTGTTTGCGGGAATCGCGGTCAGCGTGGTGGGGAAGAGTTCGGTGCTCCCGGGCATGCGCACATTGGGCCGCGGCGACACCTTTCCGGCGCTGCCCAAGGTCGATCTGGTGATGTACCGCTCGGCCCGCCGCGCCAATCCGGCGGCGGAGGCGCTGGCCGGCGTGATCGTCCGACACTTCGCCAATTCCGCGCTGGCACCTTCAGCGCGCTTCGTCCGCACCCAGGCCGGCAGCGGGTCGCACGATTAG
- the rimO gene encoding 30S ribosomal protein S12 methylthiotransferase RimO, translated as MQQAAAPKISFVSLGCPKALVDSERIITRLRAEGYELARQHDGADLVIVNTCGFLDSAKQESLAAIGEAMAANGKVIVTGCMGAEPEQIEAAYPGVLSITGPQQYESVLDAVHRAKPALHNPHLDLVPEQGIRLTPRHYAYLKISEGCNNRCSFCIIPKLRGDLASRSAADVLREAEKLVAAGVKELLVISQDTSAYGVDLKYAESPWKDRSVRAKFIDLARELGELGAWVRLHYVYPYPHVDEVIGLMTEGKVLPYLDIPFQHASPDVLKLMKRPAAQDKTLERIKRWRAQCPDLALRSTFIVGFPGETERDFEFLLDWLDEAEIDRLGAFKYEPVAGAPSNALEGQVPDEVKQERWNRLMARQQAISARRLKRKVGTRQQIIIDEIGPTVAKGRSKADAPEIDGSVYLTSRRPLRVGEIVTAKIDRADAYDLHGTVAGF; from the coding sequence ATGCAGCAGGCGGCCGCGCCAAAAATCAGTTTTGTCTCGCTGGGATGCCCCAAGGCGCTGGTGGATTCCGAGCGGATCATCACCCGGCTGCGCGCCGAGGGCTACGAGCTCGCGCGCCAGCATGACGGCGCCGATCTGGTCATCGTCAACACCTGCGGCTTCCTCGACAGCGCCAAGCAGGAATCGCTCGCCGCGATCGGCGAAGCGATGGCTGCGAACGGCAAGGTGATCGTCACCGGCTGCATGGGCGCCGAGCCGGAGCAGATCGAGGCCGCCTACCCCGGCGTGCTGTCGATCACCGGCCCGCAGCAATATGAGAGCGTGCTCGACGCGGTGCATCGCGCCAAGCCGGCACTGCACAACCCGCATCTCGATCTCGTACCCGAGCAGGGCATCCGGCTGACGCCGCGGCATTACGCGTATTTGAAGATTTCAGAAGGCTGCAACAACCGCTGCAGCTTCTGCATCATCCCGAAGCTGCGCGGCGATCTGGCGTCGCGCTCCGCCGCCGACGTGCTGCGCGAGGCCGAGAAGCTGGTCGCCGCCGGCGTCAAGGAACTGCTGGTGATCTCGCAGGACACTTCGGCCTATGGTGTCGATCTGAAATACGCCGAGAGCCCTTGGAAGGACCGCAGCGTCCGCGCCAAATTCATCGATCTGGCGCGCGAACTCGGCGAGCTCGGCGCCTGGGTCCGGCTGCACTACGTCTACCCCTATCCGCATGTCGACGAAGTGATCGGCCTGATGACCGAGGGCAAGGTGCTGCCCTATCTCGACATCCCGTTCCAGCACGCCAGCCCCGACGTGCTCAAGCTGATGAAGCGCCCGGCCGCGCAGGACAAGACGCTGGAGCGCATCAAGCGCTGGCGCGCGCAATGCCCGGACCTGGCGCTCAGATCGACCTTCATCGTCGGCTTCCCCGGCGAGACCGAGCGCGACTTCGAATTCCTGCTCGACTGGCTCGACGAAGCCGAGATCGATCGCCTCGGCGCGTTCAAATACGAGCCGGTCGCCGGCGCGCCGTCAAATGCGCTCGAAGGTCAGGTGCCGGACGAGGTCAAGCAGGAGCGCTGGAATCGGCTGATGGCGCGGCAGCAGGCGATCTCGGCGCGGCGGCTGAAGCGCAAGGTCGGCACGCGGCAGCAGATCATCATCGACGAGATCGGCCCGACCGTCGCCAAAGGCCGCTCCAAGGCCGATGCGCCGGAGATCGATGGCAGCGTGTATCTGACCAGCCGCCGCCCGCTCCGCGTCGGCGAAATCGTCACCGCCAAGATCGACCGCGCCGACGCCTACGATCTGCACGGGACGGTGGCGGGGTTCTGA